One Glycine soja cultivar W05 chromosome 7, ASM419377v2, whole genome shotgun sequence genomic window, GAAGCTCTTTCAGGGTTAACATGGCCTGAACCAAATGCAAAAGGGTCAGCAAATGCAGAATTGTTTGAACCGTTGTCGGCAATTGGAGCACCTTTGTTGTTTGATGTGGAAGCAGTAGTCATGAGAGCAGATTTGATAGCTGCAGGTGACCAATCCTTGTGCACAGATTTAATCAGTGTAGCTATGCCACTAACATGAGGACATGACATTGACGTACCTGAGACTATGTTAAATAGTACACTTCTTTTGTCACTCTTGAGCATGCTTGGACTAGTTGTGGGGGGCCAAGCAGCCAAGATGTTCACACCAGGTGCAGTTACATCTGGCTTGATCACATCTGGGCCCACAGCACTTGGTCCTCTAGAAGAAAATGCAGCCATAACTGGTGCTGGGTCTCCATATGTTGTCCCTAGGAAGGAAATTGAAACTGTTGGTGCTTTTGCTGAGTGAATGTAGCTTCTGATTGTTTTACTTGCTGAGGAACCTAAGGATGTGGCTGGCAAAACATGAGGATCAGCAAAAAGCTCTTCTCCTTGGTTTTCTGAGTTGAGTAGTATCATTCCTGCCCCACCTGCCATCTTCACTTCCTCTCCCTTTCCGGTTCTACTATTTATTCCACGTTCGCAGGCGACTATTTTTCCTTTGACAAACTTTGGATCAAGTGAACCTTTGGTGCAATACTGTGCTGTCCTTTGTGCTTTTGAGGAGTTTCCATACACAAGAGGCAATAGGTTTGTTTGCTTGCCTTTGTATAATGATGACCCTTTGAAAACCTTTCCATTCCCAAGCTTCACTTTTGTTGGAAAGCTTCTGTCAGTGTAGCTAGCAGCAACAGTCATGATCCATGGGGCAACATTTCCAGCAGTTGAACTAGAGGGACCAGAATTGCCTGCTGAACAAGAAACAAAAACTCCTTTTTGTGTTGCTCCAAATGAGGCTATGGCAATGCTGTCATTGTAGTAAGGTTTAGCAATGCCACCTAAAGAGAGTGACAACACATCAACACCATCAGCAACAGCTTGATCAATAGCTGCCAATATGTCAGAGTTAGCACAGCCTAAACGCCAGCATACTTTATAAGCAGCTATTCTTGAGGTGTACCTCATTCCACTGGCAGAACCGCGTGCCAAGCCGAAAAGGCTGGCATTGCTCACCATGTTACCAGCTGCAGTTGAGGCTGTGTGTGTTCCATGTCCTTGCGCATCTCTCGCGGAACGATAGTCCAATGTTTCATTGATTCTTCCAGCAAATTTTTCATACCCTTGTAGAAAGACTCTTGCACCTACAAGCTTCTTGTTACAACTTGAGGAAGAGAAGTTGGTGCCTGCTTCACAAGCACCTTTCCAACGAGAGGGTACTTTGGACAAACCTGTGTCTTGGAAACTGATGTGTTCAGGCCATATTCCTGTATCAAGGACTCCTATGATCACATCTGAGGCCAAGTTAGAAGCACTCCAAAGTCCTTTTCCATTCTGTAGGCCAAGAAAATGGGAGCTGTATGTTGTGTGAAGGTTTAATAGTTCATCAGGTATGGCTGAAAGGAAACCATCTATTTGGTTCAAGTACCCAAGCTGTTTATTTGAAAGTTGGGCAGCAAAACCAAACATGCTGGTTTCATAAACATAAAGAAGCTGAGGGGCTATGTCTTCTTCTAATGACGCTTCAGAGATGAAATCAACGACTGATTTGAACCAAGGTTTTGTGTTGTCTTGGGAATGGATTGAGGCTTTGATCTTGGTCTTGTCCATGTGTATTATGTATGTCTTCTTGTCCATCACAGCAACTGAATTTGTCACCATAAAGGCCAGGAGGAATAGGAGTGTCCTGAAGATCATGTTGCCTACAGAAAAGTCACAAAtaggacaaaaaattaaataaacaaactcTTCATATGATATTtggtctaaaaaaaaaatagtataccATTTAAACAAACTTCTAtgaactctttttttccttaataCATTTTCTTTGTTTAGTTTTAACAGAGACGTGATTTTTGGCTATCTCAAATATTTCTTTATGGAACATTATTTTGTACTCTAGAAACATGAATAACTTAAAGGCAAATTTCCACTGTTTAAATAATACTATGCAACTAAACTATGCAAGGAATATTGTAAATAATACTAGGCAAGTAAATGGTACATAGCAAAATAGTGTTTACTCTAAGACAATCGGCTATGAATAAACAGTCAGAGAATGGAGGTAGAGGTCCAAACCTATGCTGGATTTAGCACAAGAACACTAGAGAAAAAGATATGATGGATGAAGGATGCCAATAACTGCTAACATTGACTCTTTAAAAAGAACCGGAAGAAGCTAAGCCCGAAAAAGTTAAAGGCATTAATTTTCTGTATGTTCATTGAAGTTCAGCAATGGCAATGAGTCTACCTTTTGTATTCTTATCTTCTACTTCACGACTGCACGCTTTATATTAGATGATAACAAGTCCTTATATACTTATTGTGATGAGCAACAAGTCCAATCATGTGTCATTGTATATTAAATGGTACAAATATCTTTCTCCATTCTGTGCCAAGTTATATCACTGACCACGATATATAGTTGtttccaattttaattttagcatTCTTTTATTCTCTCATGAGAGCCTTTTAAATTCCAAATTGgcatttataattaaaacatcatttcttAATTATAGAGTATTGAGGTATCCTTAGAGACAGTTAAAACAATTGTTCATGTGGGCCAAAAGCTACAACACATGGTAAAGGTGCATCTTATTTTACTCAAGTCAATTAATAAGCACTATAATTGGAAATGACTCTTCCCCACCAGGGTCTTGCCATGGGAGGATGTTGACACAAACTCCATCGGTTAATTGAGTTCTAACTATTAATTTACACCATGTGGaagattcatttaattttttcatttctttatctTGCTACAGATAGCATTTGTGATGGATATGTGTTGAAGTACAAGTGTAAAACTGAAGTAAAATATAGGTAAAAAGGCCTGTAAATCTAATTTCTTAAAGATTTTGGGTTGAATGTGATgtcaaattaacttattaacttattattttaaaattttggattgaATGTTCTTATTCACTTTAACATTATGCAAATATAGTACCAAAAGTATTCAAGGAACTGTATTTAAATTCTAACATTATGCAAATATAGTACCAAAAGTATTCAAGGAACTGCATTTAAATTGTCTTTTACTTTGATCCTATATGTCTTCATACACTTGCACAGCTAAAGCCATATACTAATAGTAGTGTGCATTAAATTAAAACTCATCCTTTATTCAGTGTATGAAGCTACCACAAGAGCTTGTTTTGATGTCATGATGGCATTGCCCATTTAGTTGAATTTAGTGGAGTCATGGTAATCTTTTCAGACCCAGAAGGATTGTGGGTCCAAAATTCTATTAGGAGATTTCTAAGTGGGTTACAATACTTCTGATCATCACGCTCACATGCTACTGCTGTTTACTATCATTACAAAAGTTCTAGATTTCTAAATAAGGGAATTAGTACGTGTCAGCTAAGCAAGCCCCGAAGACACTTCCGGGACCACCACTTAAGTGTTGGATAAGCCATGTACATGTAGTGTGTTTATGAATGTTGTGCACTCATTGATTGAAGAATTTTAGTTAAGAGCTACCTATGTAAGGTATTTTTTCCTTAGTTTTGTGTTATTCAATGTGTATCATGATCACCATAAATAATCTTTATAACATTATATATGTAGCTATTGTGCATATATATGGTCCACATAGTTAGAAAGGTACATATTCATTAACAGAGATCTAGAGTAAGTGCTTCTAAAGTACCCTAAGAATATCTATCCTCTTTGATATTTTGAGACCAGCTGTTACTTCTGCGCTCGCGGTATGTGATCATTGCATGGTGATCTAGGGACATCTCAAACCTTCCTTTGAGTCTAATTCAAGGCATTCCTCATTCATATGGCAAGTGCATCTGACATTATTAATAGAAAATGAGTAGAGTGAGTCAATTTGATTATAATTATGGAAAGTAAGCTAATTTAACTCAAAGTAAACAGAGACGCACAAGAGTCCCAATACAAGGTTACAATGTGGAAATGCTTTTCCTTATAACATTCCGTGTTTGAaaatctttcatttctttcaaatcaaaTGGTATGCAACTAATCTAGCTATTGAGGACTTCATCTAACTCTTGTTGAGATAGAACACACTCTTTTTAATAGGGACAGTCCAGAAATGTATTTgcgggatttttttttttacataattttttaaatattttacctctaataaataataagtttaataaaaatatttattattaattttatgtataaaattaaagagataGGATTCACTACTAAAAATTTAAGCAAATGAACGTACAAATGaatagaagagaagaaaaaaaaacctttatattaaaaagaataaacagTAAATTTGATTAATATCTTAAGGTAAGAAAAAGCTAAAATATAGGAAGctaaaatataacatttaaaaaaaaacacttaaagtGATGTATCAAAATATACGTACCAAAAAAAGTGATGTATTAAAATatgaacttaaatatattttaatttctcaaattaaTTAAGTAGTAAccgattaaaaaaagttaattacagTAAGTCGAcggaaattaataaataaattctagcaatattttgatgaatgaaagttgtttttccttttttaactaCGATGCAATaaaaataccttttattttccttattcTTTTATTCCAAATAATAATTCTGACTGATCGACCATTAAGACGCCGAAAAATAGCTATCTGTGTTTGTCCTACGTACCAGGTTTATTGATAATTCCACAAGTCAAGACTCCcctttttgtttcttctattttgttttttccttcCAATGGTGACACAAAGAAATTGTGGATTCGGATGCTAATCTTTCTCTATTACCGTGCAAGACGGacaattttcaaacaaaatttcaCCAGATTAAGTCTACTCGAATACTGCCAACACCTTGAAATATTGTGTTCcatgttaatttataatttaaccaCTAAGTGAATAACCAACTAATTTTCAACTAATTAAAGCCTGACAAACCAACTAATTTTCAACTAATTAATATCCAATCGATGGGTCAcagttttattcttataaaaaatgttttgatgGGTTAAAAGGAAAAGATGTTTAGAAATGATCCATGATTTCAATTGTTAATCGATGTGAAATTTTGAGTACAGAAACACATGAAGAAACATGGTGGTTTTGATTGTTCAGGACACCATGCATggtgaatatattttaattttgtactaCCAGCGAGTCAAAGTGTAGTTGTTTaggtataaaaaagaaaagggtgtACCGTAGTTGTTTGGCCGTCAAATGCGTAAAAAATAGGGTAATTAAGtttaacaattcatagttcTAGATTAATATTTTGTTAGTCAATAACTGAAtaataagaaatttcaaaatgacatttcaaaGTTTAGACTATATTAAGTCGTGAGATTAGGGACGTACGCGTGCTCTGAATTTCATTAAGAGTTGGCGCCGTAAGAAAATGAACTAATGGAAAGAATAAAGTGTATAGTGTATGTTAACAGTTATTAagctaaaatatactttttctttttttatttatttattaaaatttgccttagtatcttttaaaatatttattttggtttttatcGCTGAAATTTGGATTATCTTTGTGTTTTAGAAAGTGATCATTATCATTTTGTGGTCCAATTTTGaatcatttatcaattaattcaagatattaaatttatcccattaaattatttatatataaaatatggaaTCAACTTATGTTTGAAcaaaaaaagttatgaatattataaaaatattatcaaaagtGAATTTCATcaactaaaaaagtaaaatttctaaatggctaaaataaaattttggtctcatattcatattttaggtttcattttagttccttatatttaaaatttttcacttTGGTCACTTAAAGTCTTTCTATTACTTAGTGTCAAAAATTGACTCAAGGATGGAATTGGTCAAATAGAGACACTAGGAGAGATATTATAAGGGGGtaaagtgaatttttttaaacttaaagataaagtaaatttttttaaacttaagacaagaaattgaaatttcaaatgtaGATAATggaacaaaaatttattttagtcaatctaatatcaaattttttttctattatttgtaTGACTCACTTTTCATATAACTTTTACtatgtttataattattttggttTGAATATTAGTTAGGGGCCATAGTTTTCATGTAGTCATTCGAATGAGACAATTTTCATGTCttaagtcaataaaaaaaagtttcaatacattttttcatttctgttcatgcaaatgtattttttttttgtttttttcatttttaaagcgTTTTAGATAACACttgaacagtaaaaaaaatatttgaacaatGAAAAAAGTGTTACCTAAGTgctttaagaatgaaaaataaacaaaaattgcaaggaataaaataaataaaaattgcataaaaacaaaaaaatactaaattacaaggatgaaatatatttaaacataaaaaagttcaaaattgtattcttaataaaaaaacagtCATTGTTTTGAAAGGACAACATTGACGTAAATTTgagaaataaataactaaaatgaattttagtaaaaatataagggacaaaaaagtatattttaacattattattattatgcgcAAGAATatgaggaaaaggcaaaaataaatatttttcttaaaatatattaattataagaagCATGCTAATCAATATGTTTAGATTGTTGATTAaggaataaaaagtaaaaaaaatataatataatattaaatgttaattaCCATAGAgcaaattttaatattgaattggtagaatttattattatgatgTCAACTATGCCTGTTTTCGGTAACGTATGATTTGTACCTGACGTCCAATGTTATAATATGTATTCTTTCCCCACTGAAAGTTTTCAACTTTGTTGGATGATAACCTAACCAATTTAGTCATTTAGCAAATTGTTTGATGTGATATGCTTAGATATCTTGGACTTCCAAGGAGACCAACACATCAGGTTAGACTTGTCAATTCGTAAGTTGGTCATTAGGATCTATAAAAGGGAGAGATAGCATGTCCTCAAAGGCAAAAAAAACCACCTTCAACCTTAAACTTTGTTAATTGTTATAAGGTCGAGACTCATAAATCATAACCATTTCCAATGAGTATAACCTTATGGTTTTTCTTGTTGCCCTTCTGCCTCATAAACTTGAGCACCAACATCATTTTGGCAACTGGTCATTGTCTTGGCCATCAACAATCTTTGTTGCTCCAATTGAGGAACAACCTCATATTCAATTCCACCAAGTCCAAAAAACTGATTCACTGGAACCAAAGTGATGATTGTTGTGAATGGAATGGAGTGGCATGCAACCAAGGCCATGTTATAGCTCTTGACTTGAGCCAAGAATCCATCTCTGGAGGTATTGAAAATTTAAGCAGTCTCTTCAAGTTGCAAAGTTTGAATTTGGCCTATAATGGATTCCATTCTGGGATTCCTCCAGAGTTTCAAAAGCTAAAGAATTTGAGGTATTTGAATTTGTCAAATGCTGGCTTTGAGGGGAAAATTCCAATTGAGATCTCTTACCTGACAAAGTTAGTAACTCTTGATTTGTCTAGCACAGTTACTTCACAACATGCTTTAAAACTTGAGATGCCAAATATTGCAATGCTTGTGCAGAACTTCACAGAAATCAAAGTGCTACATCTGGATGGCATAGCAATATCAGCTAAAGGAAAGGTGTGGAGCCATGCTTTATCTTCACTTACAAACTTGCAAGTCTTAAGCATGCCATCTTGTAATCTCTCTGGTCCTCTTGATTCTTCATTAGCAAAACTACAATCTCTTTCAATACTTCAATTGGACCAGAATAATTTAGCAAGTCCAGTGCCAGAGTCTTTGGGAAGTTTGTCTAATTTGACCATCTTGCAACTTAGTGGCTGTGGATTGAATGGAGTTTTtccaaaaatcatttttcaaataCCATCATTGCAGGTGATTGATGTGTCTGATAATCCAAGTCTTAATGGTTCTCTAGCAAACTTTCGAAGTCAAGGTTCCCTCTATAACTTCAACCTTAGCCACACAAATTTTTCTGGACCTCTGCCAATGTCTATTCACAATTTGAAGGAATTGTCTAAATTAGATCTTTCGAACTGCAAGTTCATAGGGACACTTCCTTATTCAATGTCAAACCTCACCCAACTTGTTCATCTAGATTTGTCATTCAATAACTTTACTGGTCCTATTCCATCATTTAATAGGTCCAAGGCCCTCACAGTTTTATCCCTTAATCATAATAGATTCAAGGGTACACTTCCATCCACCCATTTTGAGGGCCTTACAAATCTCATGAGCATTGATTTAGGAGATAACTCCTTTGATGGAAGAATACCCTCATCTTTATTTAGACTTCAATCTCTTCAGCATCTCATGCtttattacaataaatttgATGGTGTGTTGGACGAATTTCCAAATGCTTCTTTGTCATCATTAGAGATGCTTGATTTGAGTGGCAACAATTTTGAAGGGCCTATTCCCATGTCTATCTTCCAACTCAAACGACTTCGTTTGCTGCAACTTTCCAAAAACAAGTTCAATGGCACCATACAACTTGGTATGCTTGGGAGGCTGCAAAATTTGTCTTCACTGGATCTAGGACACAATAACTTGTTAGTTGATGCAGGCATTGAGGATGACCATGACGCATCATCCTTTCCCAGTTTGAAAACTCTTTGGTTGGCTTCATGCAATTTGAGAGAATTCCCTGACTTTTTGAGAAATAAATCTTCACTACTCTACCTAGACTTATCTAGCAATCAGATTCAAGGAACAATACCCAACTGGATTTGGAAATTTAATTCTATGGTTGTTTTGAATATTTCTTACAACTTTTTGACAGATATTGAAGGGCCTTTACAGAAACTTAGTTCAAATTTGTTCAAACTTGACCTTCACTCAAACCATCTCCAAGGGCCTGCTCCTACTTTTTTGAAAAATGCCATTTACTTGGACTACTCAAGCAATAGATTCAGCTCTATTAACTCAGTTGACATTGGTAGTCACATTCCTTTCTTGTATTTTCTCTCCCTTTCAAACAACAGTTTTCAAGGAAGAATCCATGAATCCTTTTGTAACATTTCAGATCTTCGAGCACTTGACCTTTCCCATAACAGATTCAATGGTCAGATCCCTATGTGTTTGACAAGTAGAAGTAGCACTCTCAGGCTACTAAATCTTGGTGGAAATGAGCTCAATGGATATATTTCAAATACATTATCAACTTCATGTTCTTTGAGGTTTTTGGATCTCAGTGGAAATCTTTTAAGGGGAACCATCCCAAAATCTTTGGCTAATTGCCATAAACTACAAGTTCTAAACCTTGGAAACAATCAACTAGTTGACAGATTTCCATGCTTCTTGAAGAGCATCTCCTCCCTCAGAGTCATGATTTTAAGATCAAACAAATTGCATGGGCCTATTGGATGTTCCAATAGCATTGGCAGTTGGGAGACACTTCAAATTGTTGATTTAGCCTCTAACAATTTCAGTGGTACATTACCAGCATCACTCTTACTGAGTTGGAAAACATTGATGCTTGATGAAGATAAGGGTGGACAATTTGGTCATCTATATTTTGATCTCTATGATGACTTTAATCCTATGAATTTTATAACTGCAATTGTAGATCTCAACCATGAGCTACAAATCAAGTTAGCCAAAATTATAGCATTAGAGCCACATTTAATAATAGACCACATAATCTCTCATATCTTTGAGGAGGGTGTTGGTGTTCGAGCTTATGAGGATTCGGTTACAATTGTCAACAAAGGTAGACAGTTAAATTTGGTTAAAATCCTCATTGCCTTCACGTCTTTGGATTTCTCATCCAACAATTTTGAAGGGCCAATACCAAAAGAGCTTATGAATCTCACAGCACTACATGCTCTTAACTTGTCACAAAATTCTTTCTCAGGTAGCATCCCTTCTTCCATAGGAAATCTAAAACATCTTGAGTCCTTAGACTTGTCAATCAACTCTTTAGGTGGAGAGATTCCTATGGAGCTTGCAAAGTTATCATTTCTTGCTGTCATGAACATctcttataatcatttggtgggGAAAATACCAACAGGTACACAAATTCAGACATTTGAGGCTGATTCATTTATAGGGAATGAAGGGTTATGTGGACCTCCATTGACCCCAAATTGTGATGGTGAAGGAGGGCAAGGGTTGTCACCACCAGCATCTGAAACACTTGATTCTCATAAAGGGGGTTCAATTGAATGGAATTTCTTAAGTGTAGAGTTGGGGATGATTTTTGGTTTTGGAATTTTCATCTTTCCCCTTATTTTTTGGAAGAGATGGAGGATATGGTATTCCAAGCATGTAGATGACATCCTTTGCAAGATCGTCCCTCAGCTTGATTTTGTTTATGTGCATCGTGGGGGACAAAATT contains:
- the LOC114419566 gene encoding receptor-like protein 7; this translates as MSITLWFFLLPFCLINLSTNIILATGHCLGHQQSLLLQLRNNLIFNSTKSKKLIHWNQSDDCCEWNGVACNQGHVIALDLSQESISGGIENLSSLFKLQSLNLAYNGFHSGIPPEFQKLKNLRYLNLSNAGFEGKIPIEISYLTKLVTLDLSSTVTSQHALKLEMPNIAMLVQNFTEIKVLHLDGIAISAKGKVWSHALSSLTNLQVLSMPSCNLSGPLDSSLAKLQSLSILQLDQNNLASPVPESLGSLSNLTILQLSGCGLNGVFPKIIFQIPSLQVIDVSDNPSLNGSLANFRSQGSLYNFNLSHTNFSGPLPMSIHNLKELSKLDLSNCKFIGTLPYSMSNLTQLVHLDLSFNNFTGPIPSFNRSKALTVLSLNHNRFKGTLPSTHFEGLTNLMSIDLGDNSFDGRIPSSLFRLQSLQHLMLYYNKFDGVLDEFPNASLSSLEMLDLSGNNFEGPIPMSIFQLKRLRLLQLSKNKFNGTIQLGMLGRLQNLSSLDLGHNNLLVDAGIEDDHDASSFPSLKTLWLASCNLREFPDFLRNKSSLLYLDLSSNQIQGTIPNWIWKFNSMVVLNISYNFLTDIEGPLQKLSSNLFKLDLHSNHLQGPAPTFLKNAIYLDYSSNRFSSINSVDIGSHIPFLYFLSLSNNSFQGRIHESFCNISDLRALDLSHNRFNGQIPMCLTSRSSTLRLLNLGGNELNGYISNTLSTSCSLRFLDLSGNLLRGTIPKSLANCHKLQVLNLGNNQLVDRFPCFLKSISSLRVMILRSNKLHGPIGCSNSIGSWETLQIVDLASNNFSGTLPASLLLSWKTLMLDEDKGGQFGHLYFDLYDDFNPMNFITAIVDLNHELQIKLAKIIALEPHLIIDHIISHIFEEGVGVRAYEDSVTIVNKGRQLNLVKILIAFTSLDFSSNNFEGPIPKELMNLTALHALNLSQNSFSGSIPSSIGNLKHLESLDLSINSLGGEIPMELAKLSFLAVMNISYNHLVGKIPTGTQIQTFEADSFIGNEGLCGPPLTPNCDGEGGQGLSPPASETLDSHKGGSIEWNFLSVELGMIFGFGIFIFPLIFWKRWRIWYSKHVDDILCKIVPQLDFVYVHRGGQNYRIMRWKPY
- the LOC114418510 gene encoding subtilisin-like protease SBT1.1 encodes the protein MIFRTLLFLLAFMVTNSVAVMDKKTYIIHMDKTKIKASIHSQDNTKPWFKSVVDFISEASLEEDIAPQLLYVYETSMFGFAAQLSNKQLGYLNQIDGFLSAIPDELLNLHTTYSSHFLGLQNGKGLWSASNLASDVIIGVLDTGIWPEHISFQDTGLSKVPSRWKGACEAGTNFSSSSCNKKLVGARVFLQGYEKFAGRINETLDYRSARDAQGHGTHTASTAAGNMVSNASLFGLARGSASGMRYTSRIAAYKVCWRLGCANSDILAAIDQAVADGVDVLSLSLGGIAKPYYNDSIAIASFGATQKGVFVSCSAGNSGPSSSTAGNVAPWIMTVAASYTDRSFPTKVKLGNGKVFKGSSLYKGKQTNLLPLVYGNSSKAQRTAQYCTKGSLDPKFVKGKIVACERGINSRTGKGEEVKMAGGAGMILLNSENQGEELFADPHVLPATSLGSSASKTIRSYIHSAKAPTVSISFLGTTYGDPAPVMAAFSSRGPSAVGPDVIKPDVTAPGVNILAAWPPTTSPSMLKSDKRSVLFNIVSGTSMSCPHVSGIATLIKSVHKDWSPAAIKSALMTTASTSNNKGAPIADNGSNNSAFADPFAFGSGHVNPERASDPGLVYDITTKDYLNYLCSLKYTSSQIAILSKGNFKCAKKSALHAGDLNYPSFAVLFGTSARNASVAYKRVVTNVGKPSSSYAVKVEEPKGVSVSVEPRNISFRKIGDKLSYKVTFVSYGRTAIAGSSSFGSLTWVSDKYTVRSPIAVTWQ